A section of the Pimelobacter simplex genome encodes:
- the secY gene encoding preprotein translocase subunit SecY, protein MLSAFVNAFRTPDLRRKLLFVLLIIVIFRAGSQIPAPGVHVSNVEFCIGEAQKGENASLYSLVNLFSGGALLQLTIFALGIMPYITASIILQLLVVVIPRLEALKKEGQAGQTKITQYTRYLTLGLAVLQATGIVALARSRNLLQGCDRDLLHSNDTKTFLVMVVTMTAGTAVIMWLGELITERGVGNGMSILIFTQVVATFPAALWQVKITEGWWTFGIVVVIGMVLVAAVIFIEQAQRRIPVQYARRMVGRKMFGGSSTYIPLKVNQAGIIPVIFASSLLYLPAMAVQFNQNAENPSKVIRWVNEYLVDQGNPVHMAAYFLLIIFFTYFYVSITFNPQEVADNMKKYGGFIPGIRAGKPTQDYLSYVLSRITLPGALYLGLISLVPLIAFVLINASQNFPFGGTSILIMVGVALDTVKQIESQLQQRNYEGFLR, encoded by the coding sequence GTGCTCAGCGCGTTCGTGAACGCCTTCCGGACCCCGGACTTGCGGCGCAAGCTGCTGTTCGTCCTGTTGATCATCGTGATCTTCCGGGCCGGTTCGCAGATTCCCGCCCCTGGCGTGCACGTCTCCAACGTGGAGTTCTGCATCGGTGAGGCCCAGAAGGGCGAGAACGCCAGTCTCTACAGCCTGGTGAATCTCTTCTCCGGTGGCGCCCTGCTCCAGCTGACGATCTTCGCGCTCGGCATCATGCCGTACATCACCGCGAGCATCATCCTGCAGCTGCTCGTCGTCGTGATCCCGCGCCTCGAGGCCCTCAAGAAGGAGGGGCAGGCCGGTCAGACCAAGATCACGCAGTACACGCGGTACCTCACGCTCGGCCTCGCGGTCCTCCAGGCCACCGGCATCGTGGCGCTGGCGCGCTCGCGCAACCTGCTCCAAGGTTGTGATCGCGACCTGCTGCACAGCAACGACACCAAGACCTTCCTGGTCATGGTCGTGACCATGACCGCCGGTACGGCCGTCATCATGTGGCTCGGTGAGCTCATCACCGAGCGCGGTGTCGGCAACGGCATGTCCATCCTCATCTTCACCCAGGTCGTCGCGACCTTCCCGGCCGCGCTGTGGCAGGTGAAGATCACTGAGGGTTGGTGGACCTTCGGCATCGTGGTCGTGATCGGCATGGTGCTGGTCGCAGCCGTCATCTTCATCGAACAGGCGCAGCGCCGGATCCCGGTGCAGTACGCCCGCCGCATGGTGGGGCGCAAGATGTTCGGCGGCAGCTCGACCTACATCCCGCTCAAGGTCAACCAGGCGGGCATCATCCCCGTCATCTTCGCCAGCTCGCTGCTCTACCTGCCGGCGATGGCGGTCCAGTTCAACCAGAACGCCGAGAACCCGAGCAAGGTGATCCGCTGGGTCAACGAGTACCTCGTCGACCAGGGCAACCCGGTCCACATGGCGGCGTACTTCCTGCTGATCATCTTCTTCACCTACTTCTACGTGTCGATCACCTTCAACCCGCAAGAGGTGGCCGACAACATGAAGAAGTACGGCGGCTTCATCCCCGGGATCCGGGCGGGCAAGCCGACCCAGGACTACCTGTCCTACGTCCTGTCCCGCATCACGCTGCCGGGCGCTCTCTACCTGGGTCTGATCTCGCTCGTGCCGCTGATCGCGTTCGTGCTGATCAATGCTTCCCAGAACTTCCCGTTCGGTGGAACCTCCATCCTGATCATGGTGGGTGTCGCCCTCGACACGGTGAAGCAGATCGAGAGCCAGCTCCAGCAGCGCAACTACGAAGGATTCCTGCGTTGA
- the rplO gene encoding 50S ribosomal protein L15 yields MTLKLHHLRPAPGAKTAKTRVGRGEGSKGKTAGRGTKGTKARYQVPVAFEGGQMPLHMRLPKLKGFKNPFKVTFQVVNLDKISALFPEGGDVTPETLVAKGAVRKGHPVKVLGQGDLTVKVTVSADAFSSSAKEKIESAGGTITVL; encoded by the coding sequence ATGACGCTCAAGCTGCACCACCTGCGCCCGGCCCCGGGCGCCAAGACCGCCAAGACCCGCGTGGGTCGTGGTGAGGGCTCCAAGGGCAAGACCGCCGGTCGTGGTACCAAGGGCACCAAGGCCCGGTACCAGGTCCCGGTCGCGTTCGAGGGTGGCCAGATGCCGCTCCACATGCGGCTCCCGAAGCTCAAGGGCTTCAAGAACCCGTTCAAGGTGACCTTCCAGGTCGTCAACCTCGACAAGATCAGCGCGCTGTTCCCCGAGGGTGGCGACGTCACCCCGGAGACGCTGGTCGCCAAGGGCGCGGTCCGCAAGGGCCACCCGGTCAAGGTGCTCGGCCAGGGAGACCTGACGGTCAAGGTCACGGTGAGCGCTGACGCGTTCTCGTCCTCGGCCAAGGAGAAGATCGAGAGCGCCGGCGGGACCATCACGGTCCTGTGA
- the rpmD gene encoding 50S ribosomal protein L30, whose amino-acid sequence MAQLKVQQTKSKIGTKANQRETLRTLGLKRIGDVVIKEDRPEIRGMVHTVRHLVTVEVVGGE is encoded by the coding sequence ATGGCACAGCTCAAGGTTCAGCAGACCAAGTCGAAGATCGGCACCAAGGCCAACCAGCGCGAGACCCTGCGCACGCTCGGCCTCAAGCGGATCGGCGATGTCGTGATCAAGGAGGACCGTCCCGAGATCCGGGGCATGGTCCACACCGTCCGTCACCTGGTGACGGTCGAGGTTGTCGGAGGCGAGTGA
- the rpsE gene encoding 30S ribosomal protein S5 — protein sequence MSGAQRGQRSGGDRGGRGGRDDRRGGADKNQYVERVVAINRVAKVVKGGRRFSFTALVIVGDGDGLVGVGYGKAKEVPAAIAKGVEEAKKNFFRVPRVQGTIPHPVQGEKAAGVVFLRPAAPGTGVIAGGPVRAVLECAGIHDVLSKSLGSSNQINIVHATVAALQMLEQPEAVAARRGLPVEHVAPAALLKAKAEGEAAAAAAKSSSNQAVSA from the coding sequence ATGAGCGGAGCCCAGCGCGGACAGCGTTCGGGTGGCGACCGTGGCGGCCGTGGTGGCCGTGACGATCGCCGCGGCGGCGCCGACAAGAACCAGTACGTCGAGCGGGTCGTTGCCATCAACCGTGTCGCCAAGGTCGTGAAGGGTGGACGTCGCTTCAGCTTCACCGCCCTCGTGATCGTGGGTGACGGCGACGGTCTGGTGGGCGTCGGCTACGGCAAGGCCAAGGAAGTTCCCGCGGCGATCGCCAAGGGCGTCGAGGAGGCGAAGAAGAACTTCTTCCGCGTCCCCCGCGTCCAGGGCACGATCCCGCACCCGGTCCAGGGTGAGAAGGCCGCCGGCGTGGTGTTCCTGCGCCCGGCCGCCCCCGGTACCGGTGTCATCGCCGGTGGTCCGGTGCGCGCCGTCCTGGAGTGCGCCGGCATCCACGACGTCCTCAGCAAGTCGCTGGGCTCGTCGAACCAGATCAACATCGTGCACGCGACCGTCGCGGCGCTCCAGATGCTGGAGCAGCCCGAGGCAGTGGCCGCGCGTCGTGGTCTGCCGGTCGAGCACGTCGCCCCGGCGGCGCTGCTCAAGGCCAAGGCCGAGGGCGAGGCCGCTGCGGCGGCCGCGAAGTCCTCCTCGAACCAGGCGGTGTCGGCCTGA
- the rplR gene encoding 50S ribosomal protein L18, whose protein sequence is MAITLKYQRKLSARASSRLRRQIRGRKKISGTAERPRLVITRSSKHITAQVVDDLVGKTLVSASTLEGDLRALDGDKTAKAKKVGELVAARAKEQGVESVVFDRAGNKYHGRIAALADGAREGGLTF, encoded by the coding sequence ATGGCGATCACCCTGAAGTACCAGCGGAAGCTGTCCGCTCGCGCGTCGTCGCGCCTGCGTCGCCAGATCCGCGGTCGCAAGAAGATCTCCGGGACGGCCGAGCGTCCGCGCCTGGTCATCACCCGGTCGAGCAAGCACATCACCGCCCAGGTCGTCGACGACCTGGTCGGCAAGACCCTGGTGTCGGCCTCGACCCTCGAAGGCGACCTGCGCGCCCTCGACGGCGACAAGACCGCCAAGGCCAAGAAGGTCGGCGAGCTCGTCGCCGCCCGTGCCAAGGAGCAGGGCGTGGAGTCGGTTGTCTTCGACCGCGCCGGCAACAAGTATCACGGTCGCATCGCGGCCCTGGCAGATGGCGCCCGCGAGGGCGGCCTGACCTTCTGA
- the rplF gene encoding 50S ribosomal protein L6, producing MSRIGKLPVPVPAGVDIQINGADVTVKGPKGTLSHTVAAPITVEKGEGVLDVKRPDDERQSKALHGLSRTLINNMVVGVTEGYEKKLEIVGVGYRVLSKGPTQLEFQLGYSHPIIFDAPEGITFAVEGPTKLGVVGIDKQLVGEVAANIRKLRKPEPYKGKGVRYAGEHVRRKVGKAGK from the coding sequence ATGTCGCGCATCGGCAAGCTCCCCGTCCCGGTCCCGGCTGGGGTAGACATCCAGATCAACGGCGCCGACGTCACGGTCAAGGGCCCCAAGGGCACCCTGAGCCACACCGTCGCCGCTCCGATCACCGTCGAGAAGGGCGAGGGCGTCCTGGACGTCAAGCGTCCCGACGACGAGCGTCAGTCCAAGGCCCTCCACGGCCTGTCCCGCACCCTGATCAACAACATGGTCGTGGGCGTGACCGAGGGCTACGAGAAGAAGCTCGAGATCGTGGGCGTGGGTTACCGCGTCCTGTCCAAGGGCCCGACCCAGCTGGAGTTCCAGCTCGGCTACTCGCACCCGATCATCTTCGACGCCCCTGAGGGCATCACCTTCGCGGTGGAGGGTCCGACCAAGCTCGGCGTCGTCGGTATCGACAAGCAGCTGGTCGGCGAGGTCGCCGCCAACATCCGCAAGCTCCGCAAGCCCGAGCCGTACAAGGGCAAGGGCGTCCGGTACGCCGGCGAGCACGTCCGTCGCAAGGTCGGAAAGGCTGGTAAGTGA
- the rpsH gene encoding 30S ribosomal protein S8, with the protein MTMTDPIADMLTRLRNANQAYHDAVTMPYSKLKEGVAEILKQEGYITSFAVADNENGVGQLLTITLKYGRNRERSIAGVRRISKPGLRVYAKHTGLPKVLGGLGVAIISTSQGLLTDRQANQKGVGGEVLAYVW; encoded by the coding sequence ATGACGATGACTGACCCGATCGCAGACATGCTCACGCGTCTGCGCAACGCCAACCAGGCGTACCACGACGCGGTGACCATGCCGTACAGCAAGCTCAAGGAAGGCGTCGCGGAGATCCTCAAGCAGGAGGGGTACATCACCTCCTTCGCGGTGGCCGACAACGAGAACGGCGTCGGCCAGCTGCTGACGATCACGCTCAAGTACGGCCGCAACCGCGAGCGCTCGATCGCCGGCGTCCGCCGCATCAGCAAGCCCGGTCTGCGGGTGTACGCCAAGCACACCGGCCTGCCCAAGGTCCTCGGTGGCCTCGGCGTCGCGATCATCTCGACGAGCCAGGGCCTGCTGACCGACCGTCAGGCCAACCAGAAGGGCGTGGGTGGGGAAGTCCTCGCCTACGTCTGGTGA
- a CDS encoding type Z 30S ribosomal protein S14, protein MAKTALKVKAARKPKFAVRGYTRCQRCGRPKAVYRKFGLCRICLREMAHRGELPGVTKSSW, encoded by the coding sequence ATGGCGAAGACTGCGCTCAAGGTCAAGGCCGCCCGCAAGCCCAAGTTCGCGGTGCGCGGTTACACCCGCTGCCAGCGCTGCGGCCGCCCCAAGGCCGTCTACCGCAAGTTCGGCCTGTGCCGGATCTGCCTGCGGGAGATGGCTCACCGTGGTGAGCTGCCCGGCGTCACCAAGTCGAGCTGGTAA
- the rplE gene encoding 50S ribosomal protein L5, which produces MSETTIEKVTPRLKTKYREEILPALRSEFEIANVMQVPGLTKIVVNMGVGEAARDSKLIEGAIRDLTAITGQKPAVTKARKSIAQFKLREGMPIGTHVTLRGDRMWEFLDRLLSLALPRIRDFRGLSPKQFDGRGNYTFGLTEQVMFHEIDQDKVDRQRGMDITIVTTATNDEQGRALLKQLGFPFKEN; this is translated from the coding sequence ATGAGCGAGACCACCATCGAGAAGGTCACCCCTCGGCTCAAGACCAAGTACCGCGAGGAGATCCTCCCGGCGCTGCGGTCCGAGTTCGAGATCGCCAACGTCATGCAGGTCCCCGGTCTGACCAAGATCGTGGTCAACATGGGTGTCGGCGAGGCTGCCCGCGACTCGAAGCTGATCGAGGGCGCCATCCGCGACCTCACCGCGATCACCGGCCAGAAGCCGGCCGTGACCAAGGCCCGCAAGTCGATCGCCCAGTTCAAGCTCCGTGAGGGCATGCCGATCGGCACGCACGTCACGCTGCGCGGCGACCGCATGTGGGAGTTCCTGGACCGCCTGCTGTCCCTGGCGCTGCCCCGTATCCGCGACTTCCGGGGCCTCTCGCCCAAGCAGTTCGACGGCCGTGGCAACTACACCTTCGGTCTGACCGAGCAGGTCATGTTCCACGAGATCGACCAGGACAAGGTCGACCGCCAGCGGGGCATGGACATCACCATCGTCACCACGGCGACCAACGACGAGCAGGGGCGCGCGCTGCTGAAGCAGCTCGGCTTCCCGTTCAAGGAGAACTGA
- the rplX gene encoding 50S ribosomal protein L24 — protein sequence MATRKKSEQVRKKPNLRVKKGDTVKVIAGKDKGAEGKIIKVLREEERVIVEGVNRIKKHTKVVDQGGRAGNTGGIITTEAPIHVSNVMLVEGDGVTKIGYKRVDVTKRRPDGSEYPSTRSVRISRKTGKEI from the coding sequence ATGGCTACCCGCAAGAAGTCCGAGCAGGTGCGCAAGAAGCCCAACCTGCGCGTCAAGAAGGGCGACACCGTCAAGGTCATCGCCGGCAAGGACAAGGGCGCCGAGGGCAAGATCATCAAGGTTCTCCGTGAGGAGGAGCGGGTGATCGTCGAGGGCGTCAACCGGATCAAGAAGCACACCAAGGTCGTCGACCAGGGTGGGCGCGCCGGCAACACCGGCGGCATCATCACCACCGAGGCCCCCATCCACGTGTCCAACGTGATGCTGGTCGAGGGCGACGGCGTGACCAAGATCGGCTACAAGCGGGTCGACGTCACCAAGCGCCGCCCCGACGGCTCGGAGTACCCGTCGACGCGCAGCGTCCGTATCTCCCGCAAGACCGGGAAGGAGATCTGA
- the rplN gene encoding 50S ribosomal protein L14, translating to MIQQESRLKVADNTGAKEILCIRVLGGSGRRYAGIGDVIVATVKDAIPGGNVKKGDVVKAVVVRTVKERRRPDGSYIRFDENAAVILKNDGEPRGTRIFGPVGRELREKKFMKIISLAPEVL from the coding sequence ATGATTCAGCAGGAGTCGCGACTCAAGGTCGCCGACAACACCGGTGCCAAGGAGATCCTTTGCATCCGGGTGCTCGGCGGCTCCGGTCGTCGCTACGCCGGCATCGGCGACGTCATCGTCGCCACCGTCAAGGACGCCATCCCCGGCGGCAACGTCAAGAAGGGCGACGTCGTCAAGGCGGTCGTCGTGCGCACCGTCAAGGAGCGCCGCCGGCCCGACGGCTCGTACATCCGCTTCGACGAGAACGCGGCGGTGATCCTCAAGAACGACGGTGAGCCCCGTGGCACGCGCATCTTCGGCCCCGTGGGCCGTGAGCTGCGCGAGAAGAAGTTCATGAAGATCATCTCGCTCGCGCCGGAGGTGCTGTGA
- the rpsQ gene encoding 30S ribosomal protein S17: MSESAETTQRNARKTREGLVVSDKMDKTVVVSVEDRVKHALYGKVLRRNTRLKAHDEQNDCGVGDRVLIMETRPLSATKRWRVVEILERAK; the protein is encoded by the coding sequence ATGAGCGAGTCCGCCGAGACGACTCAGCGCAACGCCCGCAAGACCCGCGAGGGCCTCGTGGTCAGCGACAAGATGGACAAGACCGTGGTCGTGTCCGTCGAGGACCGCGTCAAGCACGCTCTGTACGGCAAGGTCCTGCGCCGCAACACGCGGCTCAAGGCCCACGACGAGCAGAACGACTGCGGCGTCGGCGACCGCGTCCTCATCATGGAGACCCGCCCGCTCTCGGCCACCAAGCGCTGGCGCGTGGTGGAGATCCTCGAGCGCGCGAAGTAA
- the rpmC gene encoding 50S ribosomal protein L29, with translation MANLIHAHELDELNDTDLEAKLREAKEELFNLRFQAATGQLESHGRLRTVKKDIARIYTVVRERELGIRTAPGTEEEN, from the coding sequence ATGGCGAACCTGATCCACGCCCACGAGCTGGACGAGCTCAACGACACCGACCTCGAGGCCAAGCTGCGCGAGGCCAAGGAGGAGCTGTTCAACCTGCGCTTCCAGGCGGCCACCGGCCAGCTGGAGAGCCACGGTCGGCTCCGCACGGTCAAGAAGGACATCGCCCGGATCTACACCGTGGTGCGCGAGCGCGAGCTCGGCATCCGGACCGCCCCGGGTACCGAGGAGGAGAACTGA
- the rplP gene encoding 50S ribosomal protein L16: MLMPRRVKHRKQHHPKRRGAAKGGTSLAFGDFGIQAVEGHYVTNRQIESARIAMTRHIKRGGKVWINIYPDRPLTKKPAETRMGSGKGSPEWWVANVKPGRVMFELSGVPEDVAREAMRRAIHKLPMKCRFITREAGEF; encoded by the coding sequence ATGTTGATGCCGCGTCGCGTCAAGCACCGCAAGCAGCACCACCCGAAGCGTCGGGGTGCGGCCAAGGGCGGTACGTCGCTGGCGTTCGGTGACTTCGGTATCCAGGCGGTCGAGGGTCACTACGTGACCAACCGCCAGATCGAGTCGGCCCGTATCGCCATGACCCGCCACATCAAGCGTGGCGGCAAGGTCTGGATCAACATCTACCCGGACCGTCCCCTCACCAAGAAGCCTGCCGAGACCCGCATGGGTTCCGGTAAGGGTTCCCCGGAGTGGTGGGTCGCCAACGTCAAGCCCGGCCGCGTCATGTTCGAGCTGTCCGGTGTTCCCGAGGACGTCGCCCGTGAGGCGATGCGCCGGGCCATCCACAAGCTCCCCATGAAGTGCCGTTTCATCACGCGAGAGGCTGGTGAGTTCTGA
- the rpsC gene encoding 30S ribosomal protein S3 — MGQKINPNGFRLGISTDHKSRWYADKLYKAYVGEDVAIRKLLSKGMERAGIAKVEIERTRDRVRVDIHTARPGIVIGRRGAEADRIRGELEKLTGKQVQLNILEVKNPEIDAQLVAQGVAEQLSGRVQFRRAMRKAMQTSMRSGAKGIRIQCSGRLNGAEMSRTEFYREGRVPLHTLRADIDYGFYEARTTFGRIGVKVWIYKGEVAGTRAERQAQAAARAGVPGRGGRPSRGGDRPTRGSRGDRPNRSDRNADAPAEAAAPEAAAVEPTTGTES; from the coding sequence ATGGGTCAGAAGATCAACCCGAACGGCTTCCGCCTCGGCATCTCCACCGACCACAAGTCGCGTTGGTACGCCGACAAGCTGTACAAGGCCTACGTCGGCGAGGACGTCGCCATCCGCAAGCTGCTCAGCAAGGGCATGGAGCGGGCCGGCATCGCCAAGGTCGAGATCGAGCGCACCCGCGACCGGGTCCGCGTCGACATCCACACCGCGCGTCCGGGCATCGTCATCGGTCGCCGTGGCGCCGAGGCCGACCGCATCCGTGGCGAGCTCGAGAAGCTGACCGGCAAGCAGGTCCAGCTCAACATCCTCGAGGTCAAGAACCCCGAGATCGACGCGCAGCTGGTCGCCCAGGGCGTCGCCGAGCAGCTCTCGGGCCGCGTGCAGTTCCGCCGCGCGATGCGCAAGGCCATGCAGACCTCGATGCGTTCCGGTGCCAAGGGCATCCGGATCCAGTGCTCCGGCCGCCTCAACGGCGCCGAGATGTCGCGCACCGAGTTCTACCGCGAGGGTCGCGTCCCGCTGCACACGCTGCGTGCCGACATCGACTACGGCTTCTACGAGGCCCGCACGACCTTCGGCCGCATCGGCGTGAAGGTCTGGATCTACAAGGGCGAGGTCGCCGGCACCCGTGCCGAGCGTCAGGCCCAGGCCGCTGCCCGCGCCGGTGTCCCCGGCCGCGGTGGCCGCCCCAGCCGTGGTGGCGACCGTCCGACCCGTGGGTCGCGCGGCGACCGCCCGAACCGCTCCGACCGCAACGCGGACGCGCCGGCCGAGGCCGCTGCTCCCGAGGCTGCCGCGGTCGAGCCGACCACCGGAACGGAGTCCTGA
- the rplV gene encoding 50S ribosomal protein L22 has translation MSTTERNRVSARRESILGDEPGAFATARFVRITPMKARRVIDLVRGLPADEALTLLQFAPQSASETIAKVLQSAVANATTTEGLPAGDLVVSVARVDEGPTMKRWRPRAQGRATRINKRTSHITIAVQPAEVVAKKGKK, from the coding sequence ATGAGCACCACTGAGCGCAACCGCGTCAGCGCGCGGCGCGAGTCGATCCTGGGCGACGAGCCCGGCGCCTTCGCGACCGCCCGCTTCGTGCGGATCACCCCGATGAAGGCGCGCCGCGTCATCGACCTGGTTCGCGGCCTGCCCGCCGACGAGGCCCTGACGCTGCTGCAGTTCGCGCCGCAGTCGGCTTCCGAGACCATCGCCAAGGTGCTCCAGAGCGCCGTCGCGAACGCCACGACGACCGAGGGTCTGCCCGCCGGCGACCTGGTCGTCTCGGTCGCCCGCGTCGACGAGGGTCCGACGATGAAGCGTTGGCGTCCCCGTGCGCAGGGCCGGGCCACCCGGATCAACAAGCGCACGAGCCACATCACCATCGCGGTCCAGCCGGCTGAGGTCGTCGCGAAGAAGGGCAAGAAGTAA
- the rpsS gene encoding 30S ribosomal protein S19, with amino-acid sequence MPRSLKKGPFVDGHLLKKVDAENEKGSHNVIKTWSRRSMIIPSMIGHTIAVHDGRKHVPVFISDSMVGHKLGEFAPTRTYRGHVKEDRKGRRR; translated from the coding sequence ATGCCTCGCAGCCTCAAGAAGGGCCCCTTCGTCGACGGCCACCTGCTCAAGAAGGTGGACGCGGAGAACGAGAAGGGCAGCCACAACGTCATCAAGACCTGGTCGCGCCGGTCCATGATCATCCCCTCGATGATCGGCCACACGATCGCGGTCCACGACGGGCGCAAGCACGTGCCGGTCTTCATCTCCGACTCCATGGTCGGCCACAAGCTCGGTGAGTTCGCGCCGACCCGCACCTACCGCGGTCACGTCAAGGAAGACCGGAAGGGACGCCGTCGATGA
- the rplB gene encoding 50S ribosomal protein L2: MAIRKYKPTTPGRRGSSVADFAEITRTTPEKSLTRPLPKKGGRNNQGRITTRHHGGGHKRAYRVIDFRRYDKDGVPAKVAHIEYDPNRTARIALLHYADGEKRYIVAPKDLVQGMRVEAGVGADIKPGNNLPLRNIPVGTTIHCVELRPGGGAKLARSAGNSAQLVAREGSRATLRLPSGEMRYVDVRCRATVGEVGNAEQSNINWGKAGRMRWKGKRPTVRGVVMNPVDHPHGGGEGKTSGGRHPVSPWGKPEGRTRKRKASDSQIIRRRKSGKNKR; this comes from the coding sequence ATGGCTATCCGTAAGTACAAGCCGACCACCCCGGGCCGTCGTGGCTCCTCGGTGGCCGACTTCGCCGAGATCACCCGCACCACGCCGGAGAAGTCGCTGACCCGTCCGCTGCCCAAGAAGGGCGGCCGCAACAACCAGGGCCGGATCACCACCCGGCACCACGGTGGCGGTCACAAGCGCGCCTACCGCGTCATCGACTTCCGTCGCTACGACAAGGACGGCGTGCCGGCCAAGGTCGCGCACATCGAGTACGACCCCAACCGCACCGCGCGCATCGCGCTGCTGCACTACGCCGACGGCGAGAAGCGCTACATCGTGGCGCCGAAGGACCTCGTCCAGGGCATGCGGGTCGAGGCCGGTGTCGGCGCCGACATCAAGCCGGGCAACAACCTGCCGCTGCGCAACATCCCCGTCGGTACGACGATCCACTGCGTGGAGCTTCGTCCCGGTGGCGGTGCCAAGCTGGCCCGCTCGGCCGGCAACAGCGCCCAGCTGGTCGCTCGTGAGGGCTCCCGCGCGACGCTGCGTCTGCCCTCGGGCGAGATGCGCTACGTCGACGTGCGCTGCCGCGCGACGGTCGGCGAGGTCGGCAACGCCGAGCAGTCGAACATCAACTGGGGCAAGGCCGGCCGGATGCGCTGGAAGGGCAAGCGCCCGACCGTCCGTGGTGTCGTCATGAACCCGGTCGACCACCCGCACGGTGGTGGTGAGGGCAAGACGTCCGGTGGTCGCCACCCCGTCTCGCCGTGGGGCAAGCCCGAGGGCCGTACGCGCAAGCGCAAGGCCAGCGACTCCCAGATCATCCGTCGCCGCAAGTCCGGCAAGAACAAGCGCTGA
- the rplW gene encoding 50S ribosomal protein L23: protein MSTLHKDHRDILIAPVVSEKSYSLLDNNKYTFLVRPDANKTEIKIAVEKVFGVKVTSVNTLNRPGKVRRTRHGLGKRKDTKRAIVSLAEGHRIDIFGGPVS from the coding sequence ATGAGCACCCTGCACAAGGACCACCGCGACATCCTGATCGCGCCGGTGGTGTCGGAGAAGAGCTACAGCCTCCTCGACAACAACAAGTACACGTTCCTGGTGCGTCCCGACGCCAACAAGACCGAGATCAAGATCGCGGTCGAGAAGGTCTTCGGCGTCAAGGTCACCTCGGTCAACACCCTCAACCGGCCGGGCAAGGTCCGCCGGACCCGCCACGGCCTCGGCAAGCGCAAGGACACCAAGCGCGCCATCGTGAGCCTGGCCGAGGGTCACCGCATCGACATCTTCGGAGGTCCGGTCTCCTGA
- the rplD gene encoding 50S ribosomal protein L4, translated as MAKTVSVDLPAEIFDVEVNIPLIHQVVVAQQAAARQGTHSTKRRGEVRGGGKKPYKQKGTGRARQGSTRAPQFAGGGIVHGPQPRDYSQRTPKKMKAAALRAALSDRARNERIHVVEALVAGDKPSTKAALASLFELTTRRKFLVVLERADSLTWLSLRNAPEVHIVAVDQLNTRDVLVSDDVVFSKAAFDRLVGGNAEEEN; from the coding sequence ATGGCCAAGACCGTTTCCGTCGACCTTCCCGCCGAGATCTTCGACGTCGAGGTCAACATCCCGCTGATCCACCAGGTCGTCGTCGCCCAGCAGGCGGCGGCGCGCCAGGGCACCCACTCCACCAAGCGTCGCGGCGAGGTCCGCGGTGGTGGAAAGAAGCCCTACAAGCAGAAGGGCACCGGCCGCGCCCGTCAGGGCTCGACCCGCGCGCCGCAGTTCGCCGGCGGTGGCATCGTCCACGGCCCGCAGCCGCGTGACTACAGCCAGCGCACCCCCAAGAAGATGAAGGCTGCCGCCCTGCGCGCCGCCCTCTCCGACCGGGCGCGCAACGAGCGGATCCACGTCGTCGAGGCCCTCGTGGCCGGCGACAAGCCCTCGACCAAGGCCGCGCTCGCCTCGCTCTTCGAGCTGACCACCCGCCGCAAGTTCCTCGTCGTGCTCGAGCGCGCCGACAGCCTCACCTGGCTCTCGCTGCGCAACGCGCCCGAGGTCCACATCGTGGCGGTCGACCAGCTCAACACCCGCGACGTCCTCGTGAGCGACGACGTGGTGTTCAGCAAGGCCGCGTTCGACCGCCTCGTCGGTGGCAACGCCGAGGAGGAGAACTGA